A genomic region of Parambassis ranga chromosome 7, fParRan2.1, whole genome shotgun sequence contains the following coding sequences:
- the lad1 gene encoding ladinin-1, producing the protein MSISRKNWSALSSLARQWTMEDEEEIEREKRRRVKSSTTADSDGESSPPSIDASASDSGISGTGSSSETSQGLSSVEQMQLDFVEMLRTRDEKRRMRHVETLRRQKEEEGDNAGASKGEGRGGGARVELLGDLDDEDGSVFTPQPAPKTVTYSSISTSSTHSGSNTTSHITNRQHENGESSGRDPDPKPPSRPARKFVSSVSISLDKSPSASGPTTPMSPCSPTAPLSPCLSPSAKRTQSPVQNGHTQKTGLNGSATNGQFEQTTQPAFVRQSSRTVSFRMMRKKEEENMPLQRSASVRMASKKLEFNTEQNEDENKASSFQRNSRQRVSSRSIQEKMEKLAQAAQKSELSRYPDVTQRTLFLLDEVSRKRGLFEKEQPTQSPTSPGVSRQEFRGFTSGMSDRINRWLNKTNQSGSLHNPSDLRHVDITSKRSLFENRGEDSPGKLTK; encoded by the exons ATGTCCATCAGTCGGAAAAACTGGTCGGCTTTGTCCAG cttGGCACGTCAATGGACgatggaggatgaggaggagatagaaagagagaagaggaggagggtgaagagTTCGACTACTGCTGACTCAGATGGCGAATCCAGTCCCCCATCTATTGACGCATCCGCCAGTGACAGCGGCATCTCAGGGACTGGCTCCTCGAGTGAGACGTCCCAGGGCCTCAGCAG TGTGGAGCAGATgcagctggactttgtggagatgCTGCGGACTCGTGATGAAAAGCGGAGGATGAGGCACGTAGAGACGTTGAGACgacaaaaggaagaagaaggggaTAATGCAGGCGCCAGcaaaggagaaggaagaggaggaggtgccaGGGTGGAGCTACTGGGCGACTTGGATGATGAAGATGGCAGCGTGTTTACACCACAACCTGCTCCCAAAACAGTCACATACAGTTCCATCAGTACCAGCAGCACCCACAGTGGCAGCAACACTACTTCACACATCACAAACAGACAA CACGAGAACGGAGAGTCCTCAGGCAGAGACCCTGATCCCAAACCGCCATCCAGGCCAGCTCGCAAATTTGTCAG ctctgtttcCATCTCACTCGATAAGAGTCCCTCTGCAAGCGGGCCCACAACTCCCATGAGCCCTTGCTCTCCAACAGCCCCCTTGTCACCCTGCCTTAGTCCCTCCGCTAAAAGAACTCAAAGCCCAGTTCAGAacggacacacacaaaag ACCGGTCTGAATGGTTCTGCCACAAATGGACAGTTTGAACAGACGACCCAGCCTGCATTTGTCAGACAGAGCTCCAGGACTGTATCTTTcagg ATGAtgaggaagaaagaagaggaaaacaTGCCTCTGCAGAGGAG CGCAAGTGTGAGGATGGCATCAAAGAAGCTGGAATTCAACACA GAGCAAAATGAAGATGAAAACAAAGCGTCATCTTTCCAGAGAAA TTCTAGACAGAGGGTTTCATCTCGATCCATCCAGGAGAAGATGGAGAAACTGGCTCAGGCTGCACAG AAATCAGAACTGTCTCGATACCCGGATGTGACCCAGAGGACCCTGTTCCTGCTGGATGAGGTGTCCAGGAAGAGGGGGCTCTTTGAAAAGGAGCAGCCAACACAAAGCCCCACCAGTCCTGGAGTTTCCAGACAG GAATTTAGAGGCTTCACATCAGGAATGTCAGACCGCATCAACCGCTGGCTCAACAAGACCAACCAGTCTGGATCTTTACACAATCCTTCT GATTTAAGACACGTGGACATCACTAGTAAGAGAAGCCTGTTTGAGAACAGAGGGGAAGACAGCCCTGGAAAACTCACCAAGTGA
- the tnnt2a gene encoding troponin T type 2a (cardiac) isoform X1, whose protein sequence is MSDNEEVVEEYEEEGEEEEAAEEPAQEEEQPAAEEEATEEQDGDGETEEGEEEEAKPKFKPFIMPNLIPPKIPDGEKVDFDDIHRKRMEKDLMELQTLIEVHFESRKKEEEELINLKDRIEKRRSERAEQHRIRSEREKERQKRLEEEKARKEEEEAKKRAEDDAKKKKTLTSLHFGGYMQKLTEKRSGKRQTEREKKKKILSERRKSLDIENMSQDRLKEKAKELWEWMYQLEAEKFELQYQFASQKYEINVLRNRVSDHQKTSKRTKRGLRK, encoded by the exons ATGTCAGACAATGAGGAAGTGGTGGAGGAGTATGAGGA GGAGGGGGAAG AAGAGGAGGCCGCTGAAG AGCCTGCACAAGAGGAAGAACaacctgctgcagaggaggaagccaCCGAAGAACAAG atggagatggagaaacagaggagggagaag aagaagaagccaaACCAAAATTCAA gcCATTCATCATGCCAAACCTCATCCCTCCTAAGATTCCAGATGGAGAGAAGGTGGATTTTGAT GACATACATCGTAAGAGGATGGAGAAAGACCTGATGGAGCTTCAGACTTTGATCGAGGTTCACTTTGAGAGcagaaagaaggaagaagaagagcttaTTAATCTTAAAGATAGGATT GAGAAGCGTCGCTCAGAGcgagcagagcagcacagaatcCGCAGCGAGCGAGAGAAAGAGCGTCAGAAGCGTCTTGAG GAGGAGAAAGCCcgtaaggaggaagaggaggccaagAAGAGGGCAGAGGATGatgcaaagaagaagaagaccctGACCAGCCTCCACTTTGGAGGATACATGCAAAAGTTG acagaaaaacgGAGCGGTAAgaggcagacagaaagagagaagaagaagaagatcctGAGTGAGAGACGCAAATCTCTGGACATAGAGAACATGAGTCAGGATAGACTCAA GGAGAAAGCTAAGGAGCTTTGGGAGTGGATGTACCAGCTGGAGGCAGAGAAGTTTGAACTGCAGTATCAGTTCGCCAGCCAGAAATATGAG attaaCGTGCTGAGAAACCGTGTGAGCGACCATCAGAAAAC ATCCAAGAGGACCAAGAGGGGCCTGAGGAAGTAG
- the tnnt2a gene encoding troponin T type 2a (cardiac) isoform X2: protein MSDNEEVVEEYEEEGEEEAAEEPAQEEEQPAAEEEATEEQDGDGETEEGEEEEAKPKFKPFIMPNLIPPKIPDGEKVDFDDIHRKRMEKDLMELQTLIEVHFESRKKEEEELINLKDRIEKRRSERAEQHRIRSEREKERQKRLEEEKARKEEEEAKKRAEDDAKKKKTLTSLHFGGYMQKLTEKRSGKRQTEREKKKKILSERRKSLDIENMSQDRLKEKAKELWEWMYQLEAEKFELQYQFASQKYEINVLRNRVSDHQKTSKRTKRGLRK from the exons ATGTCAGACAATGAGGAAGTGGTGGAGGAGTATGAGGA GGAGGGGGAAG AGGAGGCCGCTGAAG AGCCTGCACAAGAGGAAGAACaacctgctgcagaggaggaagccaCCGAAGAACAAG atggagatggagaaacagaggagggagaag aagaagaagccaaACCAAAATTCAA gcCATTCATCATGCCAAACCTCATCCCTCCTAAGATTCCAGATGGAGAGAAGGTGGATTTTGAT GACATACATCGTAAGAGGATGGAGAAAGACCTGATGGAGCTTCAGACTTTGATCGAGGTTCACTTTGAGAGcagaaagaaggaagaagaagagcttaTTAATCTTAAAGATAGGATT GAGAAGCGTCGCTCAGAGcgagcagagcagcacagaatcCGCAGCGAGCGAGAGAAAGAGCGTCAGAAGCGTCTTGAG GAGGAGAAAGCCcgtaaggaggaagaggaggccaagAAGAGGGCAGAGGATGatgcaaagaagaagaagaccctGACCAGCCTCCACTTTGGAGGATACATGCAAAAGTTG acagaaaaacgGAGCGGTAAgaggcagacagaaagagagaagaagaagaagatcctGAGTGAGAGACGCAAATCTCTGGACATAGAGAACATGAGTCAGGATAGACTCAA GGAGAAAGCTAAGGAGCTTTGGGAGTGGATGTACCAGCTGGAGGCAGAGAAGTTTGAACTGCAGTATCAGTTCGCCAGCCAGAAATATGAG attaaCGTGCTGAGAAACCGTGTGAGCGACCATCAGAAAAC ATCCAAGAGGACCAAGAGGGGCCTGAGGAAGTAG
- the pkp1a gene encoding plakophilin-1, producing MMAPEPLRSAMTIGSAEDTSLALPSDNKLRSKQQRVLDQVHSIKRGKSKHGRNGTLSPSSPTSQILSPNSEFGTFKFSPFSVNGTVSRNNSNMSSLYSKSVSSKRSRSLSTKSMGGRYVSTSGGGEQRVFSSLPWGTNGLTPSRSDPNLALPISPAPGTVMRAKGQAAMSQNIRQTTVNRQSTTSMTNVTQTNSQTRMTRPPSIQSQSEGKMATLKIEQKSASKSATNIPDLTLKEAVEYLSHPEESYQQCGATFIQHTTFSEERSKPEVLQLGGIPFLVTLLRSPNTGVSQAAAGALRNLVFRDQNNKLEVQHCGGIAKALQLLKETDSTETQKQITGLLWNLSSADEVKEELIATALPALTENVVIPFTSWSENVTNSHIDPHVFYCATGCLRNLSCGQAKERKAMRNCPGLIDSLMSYIKSCVAEENPDDKSVENCACILHNLTYQLEEESPEIFSNFYPSQDAQLQERKSPTIGCFSPKSSKAQKEFSFDMARGMLEDSAPSGAKWLSHPKAMEAYLSLLGSSQKDATLEACCGALQNLTASRKTGSSVMSQILVNKFKALYHISPMLKSPNQTLQKSAMSLLSNMSRTSSVQTTMAKQILPELSDLLSNPRKMGNSDETTATACNTARKLFLVGNDVNKKVINKDLVYSLSEISENKSLPKAGKAAGVLLYSLWNEKTLQGIVKKLGINKTCFINDITTEALQSGQVID from the exons ATGATGGCCCCGGAGCCGCTGCGATCGGCGATGACCATCGGGAGCGCGGAGGACACTTCGCTCGCGCTGCCTTCCGACAACAAGCTGCGTTCGAAACAGCAGCGCGTGCTGGATCAAGTCCACAGCATCAAGAGGGGCAAGTCCAAGCACGGGAGGAACGGCACGCTGTCTCCATCAA gtCCGACTTCACAGATTTTGTCACCAAACAGTGAGTTTGGAACATTCAAGTTTTCCCCATTCAGTGTCAATGGCACCGTCAGCCGCAACAACTCCAACATGTCATCACTCTACAGCAAATCG gTAAGTAGTAAGAGAAGTCGTAGTCTGTCCACTAAAAGCATGGGAGGAAGATATGTCAGTACCTCAGGCGGCGGGGAACAGCGTGTTTTCTCTTCCTTGCCCTGGGGAACCAACGGGCTAACACCCAGTCGCAGTGACCCTAACTTGGCTCTTCCTATTTCTCCTGCACCTGGAACCGTCATG AGGGCCAAAGGACAGGCAGCTATGAGCCAAAACATCCGTCAGACTACGGTAAATAGACAGAGCACCACTTCCATGACTAATGTCACTCAGACGAACAGCCAGACACGAATGACTCGGCCACCCTCCATCCAGTCTCaaagtgaggggaaaatggctACCCTTAAAATAGAGCAGAAATCAGC atcGAAGAGTGCCACCAACATACCAGACCTGACCCTGAAGGAAGCTGTGGAGTACTTGTCGCACCCTGAAGAGAGTTACCAGCAGTGTGGAGCCACCTTCATCCAACACACTACCTTCAGCGAGGAGCGCTCTAAACCAGAG gttttaCAGCTAGGGGGCATTCCATTTCTGGTGACCCTGCTACGAAGCCCTAACACAGGCGTGAgccaggctgctgctggggcTCTAAGGAACCTGGTTTTTAGGGACCAGAATAACAAGCTGGAAGTTCAGCACTGTGGTGGTATAGCTAaggctctgcagctgctgaaggagacaGATTCTACTGAGACTCAGAAACAAATCACAG GCCTGCTTTGGAACCTATCCTCTGCCGATGAGGTGAAGGAAGAGCTCATAGCTACAGCATTACCTGCGCTGACTGAGAATGTGGTGATTCCATTCACCTCCTGGTCAGAAAACGTCACCAACAGCCACATAGACCCTCATGTCTTCTACTGTGCCACAGGATGCCTGCG GAACTTGAGCTGCGGCCAGGCAAAAGAAAGGAAGGCAATGAGAAACTGTCCCGGCCTCATCGACTCCCTCATGAGTTACATCAAGTCTTGCGTGGCAGAAGAAAACCCGGATGATAAG TCGGTGGAAAACTGTGCATGCATCCTCCATAACCTGACCTACCAGCTGGAAGAGGAGTCCCCTGAGATTTTCAGCAACTTCTACCCCTCACAAGACGCCCAACTTCAGGAGAGGAAAAGCCCAACAATCGGATGCTTCAGCCCCAAGAGCAGCAAGGCTCAAAAGGAG TTTTCTTTTGACATGGCTCGTGGAATGCTAGAGGACAGCGCCCCGTCAGGTGCGAAGTGGCTGAGCCACCCTAAAGCAATGGAGGCCTACCTCTCCCTGTTGGGCTCGTCCCAGAAAGATGCCACTCTGGAGGCCTGCTGTGGTGCTCTGCAGAACCTTACTGCCAGCAGAAAAACC GGGTCCAGTGTCATGAGTCAGATTCTAGTTAATAAGTTCAAGGCTCTGTATCACATCTCTCCCATGTTAAAGTCCCCGAACCAGACGCTGCAGAAGTCTGCCATGTCCCTGCTGAGTAACATGTCTCGGACCAGCAGTGTGCAGACCACTATGG CAAAGCAGATTCTGCCTGAGCTCAGCGACCTCCTCTCCAATCCCCGAAAAATGGGAAACTCTGATGAAACTACAGCAACAGCTTGCAACACAGCACGGAAGCTGTTTTTGGTGGGCAATGATGTCAACAAGAAGGTCATCAACAAAGACCTGGTTTATTCACTGTCAGAAATCAGCGAGAACAA GTCTTTGCCCAAAGCCGGCAAGGCAGCTGGAGTGCTCCTGTACAGCTTATGGAATGAAAAGACTTTGCAAGGCATTGTGAAAAAG CTGGGCATAAACAAAACTTGCTTTATCAATGACATCACCACAGAGGCCCTCCAGTCAGGGCAAGTCATCGACTAA